A section of the Chloroflexota bacterium genome encodes:
- a CDS encoding sugar ABC transporter permease — protein sequence MATTARVSGRLAVGNLLGARGRGSTQQHADARLGLLLAAPAVLTILVIAVIPLAGTILDSLFQISLKFENAPRPFVGLDNYITALSDDALLNSLSVTGLVAGVSVFVELILGMIIALLINRNFVGRGIVRASVLVPWALTTVVSAKMWAWIYDGRYGVANDLLMRIGVIDSPIIFLVRPDVTIWAMIGAEIWKTTPFMALLLLAGLQLIPGELYEAASLDGANAWQTFWRVTLPIIKPTILVALLFRTIDAVRMFDLPRVLTNGGPGKSTETVVLYTYNTFFTSLNFGYGSTLAVMTFFLVMFISFIYIKVLGAPTQGARR from the coding sequence ATGGCAACAACTGCGCGGGTCTCAGGACGGTTGGCGGTCGGTAACCTGTTGGGCGCCAGGGGTAGAGGCAGCACGCAGCAGCACGCCGACGCGCGACTCGGGCTGTTGCTGGCTGCCCCGGCGGTCCTGACGATCCTCGTGATCGCCGTCATCCCGCTGGCCGGCACCATCCTCGACAGCCTGTTTCAGATCAGCCTCAAGTTCGAAAATGCGCCGCGCCCGTTCGTGGGCCTGGACAACTACATCACCGCGCTGAGCGATGACGCGCTGTTGAACTCGCTGAGCGTGACGGGGCTGGTGGCGGGCGTCTCGGTGTTCGTCGAGCTGATCCTGGGGATGATCATCGCCCTGCTGATCAACCGCAACTTCGTGGGGCGGGGCATCGTGCGGGCCTCGGTGCTGGTGCCCTGGGCGCTGACGACCGTCGTCTCGGCCAAGATGTGGGCGTGGATCTACGACGGCCGCTACGGCGTCGCCAACGACCTTCTGATGCGGATTGGCGTCATCGACTCGCCGATCATCTTCCTGGTGCGGCCGGACGTGACGATCTGGGCGATGATCGGCGCGGAGATCTGGAAGACGACGCCGTTCATGGCCCTGCTGCTGCTGGCCGGGCTGCAGCTGATCCCCGGCGAGCTGTACGAGGCGGCCTCGCTCGACGGCGCGAACGCCTGGCAGACGTTCTGGCGGGTGACGCTGCCGATCATCAAGCCGACGATCCTGGTGGCGCTGCTGTTCCGCACCATCGACGCCGTCCGCATGTTCGATCTGCCGCGCGTGCTGACGAACGGCGGCCCTGGCAAGTCCACCGAGACGGTGGTGCTCTACACCTACAACACGTTCTTCACCAGTTTGAACTTCGGGTACGGCTCGACGCTCGCCGTGATGACCTTCTTCCTGGTGATGTTCATCAGCTTCATCTACATCAAGGTGCTGGGTGCGCCGACGCAGGGAGCACGCCGATGA